The DNA region ATTCCTTCAATGGTGGCTCACTTATGTTTTCTATCCATATTTAGACATTTTCTATTATGCGGTACACGTCTTGTGCAAATGCTGTAGATATTTCCGTGACTGATTAAATACTAGTTCAGACTTAGTATCCATTTGGGTATTTCATATGCTTATTATCTATTAAGATGCGACTTAGACTTATAATTTCCTCTGCTTTGATTTATTTACTAGTTTACGTAGGATGTttaagttttatgattatgaaTTCGCTCGATTTGGGGTAGTTGGACGCCAATCACTATACCTTAGGAATTGGATCGTGACCGGAGGACACGAAACAAATAAATAATAAACTGCACCAATCAATTAGCTAAGTCGGTAAAAAGGAACAGCTCAATTTTGATAGACTTCTTTTTTTATAATTTACATTAAGTTGTATCCTAATTATTAACAATAACTTTCATCTATGCAAAGATTTAATTCAATTCATGTAACTCGATTGAAACTTAATATAATTAAGTTATATGCACCGTCAGAGAGACTGAAATTTATGAAGAATGATAAATTTCTCAAAGTTGTCATTATACAACCCACGTTTACTCTCCCCGTCAATTCAAGTAATGAGTTACATCAAAAAGTAATAGATAATTGAGAGGTACTTAGGATTATTTCAAACTAGGAGCATAAGGTGCAAGTCATGTGCCTATATCACCTTTAATGAATTTGCAACAATTGTGTTCTGCTCAGGTAAGAAAATGAACTGTTCCCACCTTGTTGGAGTTGATTGAGAACCTCATATCTAATTACATTAGAGAAAGCCTCAATTTTTTATATAAAAGTAGCGATAATCTCATTTATTAATTTAGCTATAAATCGACATTATTATAGTAAGAGAAAAAAACCTCTTCATGAGGGCAGTGGCTGCTACATCTCATCCTTACTAGCAATAACATGATAGAGAAAGGAAGATAAATAGACTACATTGATGAGAAGGAACACAAATAGTTAATGACACACCTATAGCTTCGACAAGATGCACAGTAATCTTAGCTCGGCTTGCAAAGTACCCTTGGAATGAAGTAATCACACATGAGCAACCCTGTTTATGGAGAAACAAGTTAATGTGATCATTTACTACTATGTTCTGGACATTAATACCTTCAGAAGGTTATTATTTTATCAAGACAAATATCAAAGCCTAGAGGAGCCAGAAAATTTTCAGAATTAATGCACTTCACAACCAGTGGATAACATATTCTCCTTTTTCTCATAATATGCTTGCAGTGGCAAGACACAATATTGAAACAGTAGGAACTGATTAAAAAAACATTTGAAACAGTAGTAGCAGGTAGAATATAAATTAAAGATGTGCACTGACTACTAAAACCTAAGATCCATGCAAATAAGACCGTTTTATTGTTGCAATTTAGGAATCCAAAAGTGCTTGTGAAGAATCTCTGCTCCACACTAGTTCTCTTAGGTCTTTGTACAACATAAAAAGCAGAGCGTTGATATAAGAGTAAGGACAAAATTATAACCCAGAAGTCAGGATCTTAAGAAGAGTCTCTATGTATTGCAAATCAATGTTCCACAGCCCACCTCTCTTTGAACATAGACTCTCTGTGAATGGTCACATAATGTTCTGCCCAATAGAAAAAAAGAGAAGCGGGAAACTAAAAGAATTGCTGCCCTAAGGCAACATGCACTTGATCTAATGTAAGACAGTCTGAGAGGTTCACACTAGAAGCAGGTAAATGAAGCAGAGGCATAACAAAAATCATATCTCCAAACTACTGATTACTCGCAGTATGAGGGTCAAATTGACACAATTTAACTTTCTTAATTGGTGTCAATCTTCAAACAAAATGGGAGAAAGATAAGCTAAGTTACATGGATTCCTTTATGGGAACTTTTCGAGTACTGATCTGCACAAGTATCCATTACGGACATGCcaatttttttttggctaatttTTAGAGTACTTTGAAGAATCTGCATGAAGCACTGACACCCCTATCACTTCCCACTGACATGAATCGTCAAAGGCAAATGAAGGATCCACATGAAGGATCCACATAACATAGAAAAGAAATGTATTTTCTAAACCGATATGCAACAGATTAACCACATCTCCGCCACCCATGCATTTTACCTACACCTTGAGTTAATTTTTGTGGGTAGAACCTCCACCCTTCACCATTTCTAGCCCCACTGGAGAAGGGGTTGAAAGATTATCGACAAAAAGACTTACAGACGTAAGTCTAACTTATCTTTCTAGACTTAACATTCTGCCCTTTTGTCCTACGGTAATTGATTGACCAAAATCAGAAGCTCTACTTGAACTCGTTTCTTTTCTGGACTCTAACCGTACCGTATCAGTGGGTCTCCGTCCTTGTGTCCCTCTACGAAATTGCAAGCTATCAGTAATATGCTGCTGGCTAATGAAATTTCACAAAGTTCAGTGGTTCAATTTTCAAGGATAACACTTAATGTGTATGCAATCTCTTCCCCTTATATAGGCAATTGTTGATTTCTTCTCGTTAACCATTATTGAACTCTCCTCCTAAATGGGTATAAATCAATAAATAATTGTTGCTAAAAGGAACAATGGAAGGAGAGGATTTAGACAACAGAAAATATAGAAGTTATAAACAGAAAAGTTCAGCATTTCATCAATCACAAAATACTTCCAGTTCAGAACAATTACCAAAATAATATAGTTCTAAAACTCGCGAATAAAGGAAACTCTAACTAAATGTTCATAATTTTACTTGAGCTCAAGAAATGAAACTCAAATAGCAGCACGTAATTAAGGAAAATAATGGTAAGAAATACAAAAGAGTAAAAGACTAAACCTTGATAAAACAAAGAAAAGATCCAATAAAGGAACCCCACACTGCAAGAATAGCAAAACACTGACAGCTATAAGTTACCTGCAAGAAAGCAACCCAAAAATATCAAGAAAATTACAATAGTGAAAAATTGCAAAAATCATTCCGTTCCAAATTATAAAGCAGAAATTAATGTCACCTTCTCTATGGTTTCCTCCACCCCTTCTAGTTTCTCTTCAGGAATATGAAGCACGCTTTTATTAGAATCCGATTGAATAACTAGTGATGAAGCATGAACAGTAGATTGGGTACAATGAGTAGCGGATTGTGTGATGAGCATTCTAAAGCTCACTTTTAAAATGCTATTATTTAATTTATAAAATGCCATGATATAATTTAAATACACTCTATAGTATGTATTTTTCATCAGAAAAGTCACGAAATTTGATGTTCcaactttaaaataaaaattaaatagctCGACCAAACGAAACGTGGCAGTATTTTCATACCTATATGTTGAATCTTATTATTTGTTAATTCTATATCCATCTTAAGACAAAAGTGACAAGTCCTCCTCTCAAGATCGATTAAAGGCAGTCCTTGATATAAATACTTCATGGAGTACATCAAAAGAAAATATTTGGAATAGAATGAGTCTGCACCATGTGATTTCAGAGAGTAAATCAAGAAAGGATGAACAAGCCTATAAAGAGCATCAGTAATAAAATGAACGATAGTAATATTTGGAACAGAATGAGTCTGCACCAAGGGATTCATCTTGCGAAATGAAAACATATGCTGCAGGGAAAGAACCGTGGGCATTCTAACTGAGATCAAACGCCTacaaaagaatgagaaaatacaTTTAAGACTTGAACAACTAATATCATCAGTATTCTGCTTAAAAAGTCTGTGTCCTCTACCTTGAAGACTGATATAGATTCTCAAAGTGTTCCCTTACTCTCCATAACGTGCAACCCGTAAAGAGAAAAAATCATCAGCGATCATAAAGATCAAGAAAATCATCCGACCTTCAGACAAGGGGGAGCGAAAAGACAACTATggcattgcaagaatcacaagcCAACGTATTTGCCAACTTTTCCCTGACATGGTTAAAAGAAGGTGCTGATATGCATAAAAGAGGGCATTTAATGCCAGAGTCATTTACCTCATCCGTGGCAGAAAACGCAGAATGTTTGATCAAACTGGCACATATTCTGCATGAGCGATGAGAAATATCTTGCAAAAGGAAAGATGAGCAAAGTTCTTATGGAAATAGTCAAAGGAGTCCTTCACAAAGTTCTTCTTCGGAAGAAGAATCCTCTGTAGTCAAATGACCAGTGTCTTTCATTTGCCTATTCAGTCCTCCTAGTAGACAATAAATTTCATTTGTTTGGCCACTGGAGGTATCTGCAACCAAAAAGGGAGAAAAGCCAGAACCCGTATCGACCCAAGCACATCCTGGAGACTTTCTTACACCGAAATCCCGCATGATGGCCCTCACTTTTGCCAGTTTGTTCCAACACCCAGCATCCGCATACATATTAGCAATCAAAACATAGTATCCAGGATTATCGGGCCTCAGCTCCAGCAGTTTCTCAGCTGCCCACTCTCCTATCTCAGTATTCCTATGAATCTTACATGCTCCAAGGAGTGTTGCCCACATTTCAGGTGTTGGTTCATAAGGCATCTTTATGATGATTTCCTCTGCCTTTTTGAGTAGACCAGCCCTACCAAAGAGGTCAACCATGCAAGAGAAGTGCTCCAAATGAGGACTTATACCATAAGTACTTTGCATCTGTTCAAATAATTTCTGGCCCTGTATCACAAGGCCTGAATGACTGCAGGCAGACAAAGCAGCAATCATGGTCACATGGTCTGGTTTTATATGGAGCCTTACCATCTCATTAAATAGTTCAATTGCTTCTCTTCCTTCACCTTGAATACCATATCCTGCTATCAGCGAAGTGTAGGTAACTGCATCTTTCTTGCTCATCAAATTAAATAGCTTTCTAGCTACTACTACCTTTCCAGATCTTGCATACATATCCACAAGCGAATTCCACAAGAGCAAATGTTCCTCAAACCCTTCACGCCTTGTAAGATAGCAGTGAAATTCTTTACCATGTTGTAGATTTGCCACCCTAGCACAAAGGGGGAGAATGGCTGCTATAGTGATATAATTTGGCTCAACACCAGAAAACAGCATTTCTCGGAAAAGAAATGAAGTTTCCTCAGACCTGTCCCAATGTGCAAAGCCAGATATGATTGTATTCCAGGTAATTACAGTTTTAGAGCCAACAAACTGAAACAATATGTGCGCCTGCTTAAGTGCCTTGCACCTGGCATACATATTGATTAAAGCGTTTCTTACATTATCAAAATCATCAAGGTGACTTCGAATCACTAAACCATGAATTTCTTTTCCAATTTTTATCAAACCAGTGTGGGAACATGCACCCAAACCAATAAGTGTTGCCACAGGTTCTAGCTGAATTCCACAAGTTCTCATTTGAGAGAACAATTTAAGAGCCCCAATAAAGTTACTCGTCTTCACGCAACCTCCAGCTATGGTGTTCCAAGTAATAATATTCATTTCAGCACCAGTAGCCCTCATTGTATCAAAAAGCTCAAAAGCTTTACTCCACATACCTTTGGAAGCATAAGCAGAGATCATTGAATTCCAAGAAACTGCATCCTTAACTGGCATCCTATCAAATATATCACGTGCAACATCCACTTCCCCACATTTCGCATATATGGAAACTAAAGCATTCTGGACAAACAAGTTACCCTCTAGGAAACTAGCATCTATAGATCTGTGAATATCCCGGGCAAAAGCAAGATTTAATTGTTCACCACAGGCCTTTAGAACAGATGGATAAGTGAATTCATCGGGTCTTATACCTCTATTCACCATCTTCCTATAGGCAGAGAATGCCTCTTCATTTTTCCCTCTTCTAACATAAGAAGAAATAAGGAGATTCCAAGGGAGAGGGTGCAAAATATTTGAAGTTTCGGCAATTACATGAGCATCATCAAGTAAACCAAAGGTC from Lycium barbarum isolate Lr01 chromosome 10, ASM1917538v2, whole genome shotgun sequence includes:
- the LOC132616193 gene encoding pentatricopeptide repeat-containing protein At1g71490, translated to MPSRFSAQPRNLPLSQIQKFIPKKWRSVRESDPRNCGQSLLCSSHECISGPCKSNETMVDCLLTTLKDFAGQGHICKAFRTFSLIQTHVSSQTPCDLVIQSLASLLLCCTNSESLSEGKQLHACIINLGVAHSWNLVPRIITFYTTFGLLDDAHVIAETSNILHPLPWNLLISSYVRRGKNEEAFSAYRKMVNRGIRPDEFTYPSVLKACGEQLNLAFARDIHRSIDASFLEGNLFVQNALVSIYAKCGEVDVARDIFDRMPVKDAVSWNSMISAYASKGMWSKAFELFDTMRATGAEMNIITWNTIAGGCVKTSNFIGALKLFSQMRTCGIQLEPVATLIGLGACSHTGLIKIGKEIHGLVIRSHLDDFDNVRNALINMYARCKALKQAHILFQFVGSKTVITWNTIISGFAHWDRSEETSFLFREMLFSGVEPNYITIAAILPLCARVANLQHGKEFHCYLTRREGFEEHLLLWNSLVDMYARSGKVVVARKLFNLMSKKDAVTYTSLIAGYGIQGEGREAIELFNEMVRLHIKPDHVTMIAALSACSHSGLVIQGQKLFEQMQSTYGISPHLEHFSCMVDLFGRAGLLKKAEEIIIKMPYEPTPEMWATLLGACKIHRNTEIGEWAAEKLLELRPDNPGYYVLIANMYADAGCWNKLAKVRAIMRDFGVRKSPGCAWVDTGSGFSPFLVADTSSGQTNEIYCLLGGLNRQMKDTGHLTTEDSSSEEELCEGLL